In Paenibacillus sp. FSL M7-0420, a single genomic region encodes these proteins:
- a CDS encoding dihydroorotase produces MIIKNASVLNEEGVLERKHIVVQDGIISKIQDAAEAVEEAGETVEAEGKLLIPGLIDMHVHLREPGFEHKETIETGARSAAKGGFTTIACMPNTRPVTDSAEIVQLVKDKAREAGLVKVLPYAAITKNELGRELTDFAALKEAGAIGFTDDGVGVQSAQMMKDAMKLAKGLDMPVIAHCEDNSLVEGAPVAEGTFADKHGLKGIPNESEAIHVGRDILLSEATGVHYHVCHVSTEQSVRLIRQAKQIGIKVTAEVCPHHLLLSEEDIPGMDANWKMNPPLRSRRDVEACIEGLLDGTLDIIVTDHAPHSEEEKAKGMQLAPFGIVGFETAFPLLYTAFVATGKWDLSLLVKRMTADPARVFRLNTGSLTVGAPADLTLIDLNEERAVDPATFASKGRNTPFTGWKLKGWPVKTWVDGRAVWSEA; encoded by the coding sequence GTGATCATCAAAAATGCCAGTGTACTGAACGAAGAAGGCGTGCTGGAGCGCAAGCATATTGTTGTGCAGGACGGTATTATCTCGAAGATTCAGGATGCCGCCGAGGCGGTAGAGGAAGCCGGGGAGACCGTTGAAGCGGAAGGCAAGCTGCTGATTCCGGGACTGATTGATATGCACGTACATCTGCGCGAACCGGGGTTCGAGCATAAGGAAACGATTGAGACCGGCGCACGTTCGGCAGCCAAAGGCGGATTCACAACGATTGCCTGCATGCCGAATACACGCCCGGTAACAGACAGTGCAGAGATCGTACAGCTCGTGAAGGATAAGGCGCGCGAAGCGGGACTAGTTAAGGTGCTGCCTTATGCGGCCATTACCAAGAATGAGCTGGGACGCGAGCTGACGGATTTTGCGGCACTCAAGGAAGCAGGAGCGATCGGCTTCACCGATGATGGCGTAGGCGTACAGAGCGCGCAGATGATGAAGGATGCGATGAAGCTGGCCAAGGGACTGGATATGCCGGTCATTGCCCACTGTGAGGATAACTCGCTGGTGGAAGGAGCGCCTGTAGCCGAAGGCACTTTTGCCGACAAGCATGGCCTGAAGGGAATTCCGAACGAATCGGAAGCCATTCATGTAGGCCGTGACATTCTGCTGTCTGAAGCAACGGGCGTCCACTATCATGTGTGCCATGTCAGCACCGAGCAATCGGTCCGGCTGATCCGCCAGGCGAAGCAAATCGGCATTAAGGTGACCGCCGAGGTGTGCCCGCATCATCTGCTGCTCTCGGAGGAAGATATTCCGGGCATGGACGCCAATTGGAAAATGAACCCGCCGCTGCGCTCGCGCCGCGACGTCGAAGCCTGCATCGAAGGGCTGCTGGACGGCACGCTGGATATCATCGTGACCGACCATGCCCCGCACAGCGAGGAAGAGAAAGCCAAGGGAATGCAGCTTGCCCCGTTTGGCATCGTCGGCTTTGAGACGGCCTTCCCGCTGCTGTATACCGCTTTTGTGGCCACAGGCAAATGGGATCTGTCCCTGCTGGTGAAGCGGATGACCGCTGATCCGGCCCGGGTGTTCAGACTGAATACAGGCAGCCTTACAGTAGGGGCGCCTGCCGATCTGACCCTGATTGACTTGAATGAAGAGAGAGCAGTAGATCCTGCTACGTTTGCAAGCAAGGGTCGTAATACACCTTTTACCGGATGGAAGCTTAAGGGCTGGCCGGTGAAGACCTGGGTAGACGGCAGAGCCGTATGGAGTGAGGCTTAA
- a CDS encoding aspartate carbamoyltransferase catalytic subunit — MMTATKVKERSLLGMKELAGSEITQLLDRTAYWDHQSEKLTPVLRAHFVANMFFENSTRTRFSFEMAEKRLGVQVLNFTAAASSVEKGESIYDTVRTLESMGIDAGVVRLKPAGVLQQLAEKVGVPLINAGDGNNEHPTQALLDLYTMRKHFGGLKGLKVSIIGDIMHSRVARSNLWALTKMGASVQFCAPANMQAPELAAYAPYVSMEEALKADVVMMLRVQLERHASGIILSAEQYREHFGLTEERASRLDPATIIMHPAPVNRNVEIDDAVVESSQSRIFPQMANGVPVRMAVMERALQ, encoded by the coding sequence ATGATGACGGCAACCAAAGTGAAGGAACGCAGTCTGCTGGGGATGAAGGAGCTGGCGGGGTCGGAGATTACCCAGCTGCTAGACAGAACAGCCTACTGGGATCATCAGAGCGAGAAGCTCACGCCGGTGCTGAGAGCACATTTTGTTGCCAATATGTTCTTCGAGAATAGTACAAGAACCCGCTTTTCCTTCGAGATGGCCGAGAAACGCCTGGGTGTGCAAGTGCTGAACTTCACGGCTGCGGCCTCCAGTGTGGAGAAGGGCGAGTCGATCTACGACACCGTGCGCACACTGGAGTCAATGGGTATCGATGCCGGAGTGGTCCGGCTGAAGCCTGCCGGTGTGCTGCAGCAGCTTGCCGAGAAGGTTGGCGTTCCGCTGATCAATGCCGGGGACGGCAACAACGAGCATCCGACGCAGGCGCTGCTGGACCTGTACACGATGCGCAAGCATTTTGGCGGATTGAAGGGCCTGAAGGTGTCGATTATCGGGGATATTATGCACAGCCGGGTAGCACGGTCCAACCTCTGGGCACTCACCAAAATGGGGGCAAGCGTGCAGTTCTGCGCACCGGCGAATATGCAGGCTCCTGAGCTTGCGGCCTACGCTCCATACGTGTCCATGGAAGAAGCGCTGAAGGCGGATGTGGTCATGATGCTGAGAGTGCAGCTGGAGCGGCATGCTTCGGGTATTATTTTATCGGCTGAGCAGTACCGGGAGCACTTCGGGCTGACTGAGGAACGGGCGTCCAGGCTGGACCCGGCAACGATTATCATGCACCCGGCGCCGGTGAACCGCAATGTGGAGATCGACGATGCGGTGGTGGAGAGCAGCCAGTCCCGGATTTTCCCGCAGATGGCGAACGGAGTCCCGGTACGGATGGCTGTCATGGAGCGGGCGCTGCAATAG
- the pyrR gene encoding bifunctional pyr operon transcriptional regulator/uracil phosphoribosyltransferase PyrR: MVTEKNVIMDETAIRRALSRIAHEILEKNKGIENCLLVGIRTRGIYLAQRIAERIKEIEGVDIPYGELDITHYRDDREGGGDNREAMDKAVVNSNLILPPGTSGTRDKKVILFDDVLYTGRTIRAAMDALMDCGRPRMIQLAVLADRGHRELPIRPDYIGKNVPTSRHEQIEVSLSEYDGKDEVYIISNREER, from the coding sequence ATGGTTACTGAAAAAAATGTCATTATGGACGAAACGGCGATTCGCCGGGCACTGTCACGCATTGCACATGAGATTTTGGAGAAAAACAAGGGTATCGAGAATTGCCTGCTGGTCGGCATCCGCACCCGGGGGATCTATCTGGCTCAGCGGATTGCGGAGCGCATTAAGGAAATTGAGGGCGTGGACATCCCTTACGGGGAGCTGGACATTACCCATTACCGCGATGACCGCGAAGGCGGCGGGGACAACCGGGAAGCGATGGACAAGGCAGTTGTCAACAGCAACCTGATCCTGCCTCCGGGCACCAGCGGCACCCGGGACAAGAAAGTGATCCTGTTCGACGATGTATTGTACACCGGAAGAACGATCCGCGCGGCAATGGATGCGCTGATGGATTGCGGACGGCCCCGGATGATCCAGCTGGCTGTACTGGCGGACCGCGGCCACCGGGAGCTGCCGATCCGCCCCGACTATATCGGCAAGAACGTACCTACCTCCAGGCATGAGCAGATTGAAGTGTCCCTGAGCGAATATGACGGCAAGGACGAAGTGTACATTATTTCAAACCGGGAGGAACGATAA